Proteins found in one Haloferax litoreum genomic segment:
- a CDS encoding creatininase family protein — translation MYIADQTWPELGNYVAAESLAVVPLGSTEQHGPHLPLATDHLIAESLARAATDRTGHLCTPTVNVGVSPHHRQFHGTMWVDPPQFRDYVESMTRNLAYHGIDRVIFVNAHGGNAQHLREVGRRLRDDGTMYAIEWMWDESIPDLVTDLFDHPGPHGGPKETAMIMHIARELVREDRLGDARDGGVVDLSSDHLREHGARTFYDAIENSENGVFGDQTDATPEAGAKLFEAATDQLVHLIEWLDAQPRDALMAPAHVDPQPGERR, via the coding sequence ATGTACATCGCGGACCAGACGTGGCCGGAACTCGGGAACTACGTCGCAGCGGAGTCGTTGGCCGTCGTCCCCCTCGGGTCGACCGAACAACACGGACCACACCTCCCACTCGCGACGGACCACCTCATCGCGGAGTCGTTGGCCCGCGCAGCGACGGACCGAACCGGCCACCTCTGTACCCCCACGGTGAACGTCGGGGTGAGTCCACACCACCGGCAGTTCCACGGGACGATGTGGGTCGACCCGCCGCAGTTCCGGGACTACGTGGAGTCGATGACGCGGAACCTCGCGTACCACGGCATCGACCGGGTCATCTTCGTCAACGCCCACGGCGGTAACGCCCAGCACCTCCGCGAAGTCGGGCGACGACTGCGCGACGACGGCACCATGTACGCCATCGAGTGGATGTGGGACGAGTCGATTCCGGACCTCGTGACCGACCTGTTCGACCACCCCGGACCGCACGGCGGCCCGAAGGAGACGGCGATGATTATGCACATCGCCCGCGAACTCGTGAGAGAAGATAGACTCGGCGACGCACGTGACGGCGGTGTCGTAGACCTCTCTTCCGACCACCTCCGTGAACACGGTGCGCGGACCTTCTACGACGCAATCGAGAACTCCGAAAACGGCGTCTTCGGCGACCAGACCGACGCGACACCCGAAGCGGGTGCGAAACTGTTCGAGGCCGCGACGGACCAGTTGGTCCACCTCATCGAGTGGCTGGACGCCCAACCACGAGACGCACTCATGGCACCCGCACACGTAGACCCGCAACCGGGCGAACGACGCTGA
- a CDS encoding cryptochrome/photolyase family protein encodes MTVWVLGDQLDPEATPLQHDDHVLMIEAHAFGERMAYHPQKLALVFAAMRHFRDELRDRGYDVTYLTAETFGEGLDQFYEAAPGTDLVAMDPPSHGAGERLRELVESRGGSLTLVENDLFLTTPAEFDAWAGDSDTYRQEHWYRHVRRKTGILMDGDEPVGGEWNYDDQNRETPPDDWIPPEAPRFTPDETTKEAIGFVRERYPNAWGSVDDFVWPVTRDDARQALDHFVETRLTEFGPYQDAMVDGEWALSRSLLSAAINLGLLTPHDVVEAVEAAYWDGDAPLNSVEGFVRQVVGWREFVRHVYRRSMPALADANQLDQTESLPTAYWTGETDMRCLSEAVGHVYDHGYAHHIERLMVLSNFALVYGVDPQELNRWFHLGFVDAFHWVTTPNVVGMGSFATDVLSSKPYASSGNYVNKMSDYCSSCSYAVSKTTGENACPFNALYWDFLKDNEELLRGTGRMGLMYSHIDRKDDDEWDAIRSRADELRRMGREGTL; translated from the coding sequence ATGACCGTCTGGGTCCTCGGCGACCAACTCGACCCGGAGGCCACCCCACTCCAGCACGACGACCACGTGCTCATGATAGAGGCACACGCCTTCGGTGAGCGGATGGCCTACCACCCACAGAAACTGGCGCTCGTCTTCGCCGCGATGCGGCACTTCCGCGACGAACTCCGCGACCGAGGATACGACGTGACCTACCTGACCGCAGAGACGTTCGGCGAGGGCCTCGACCAGTTCTACGAGGCGGCACCGGGAACGGACCTCGTCGCGATGGACCCACCGAGTCACGGTGCTGGGGAGCGGTTACGTGAACTCGTCGAATCCCGCGGCGGGTCGCTCACCCTCGTCGAAAACGACCTGTTTCTGACGACGCCCGCCGAGTTCGACGCGTGGGCGGGCGATTCGGACACCTACCGACAGGAACACTGGTACCGGCACGTTCGTCGGAAGACTGGTATCCTGATGGACGGTGACGAACCCGTCGGCGGCGAGTGGAACTACGACGACCAGAACCGGGAAACGCCGCCAGACGACTGGATACCGCCGGAAGCGCCGCGCTTCACACCAGACGAGACGACGAAGGAAGCCATCGGGTTCGTCCGCGAACGCTACCCCAACGCGTGGGGGTCGGTAGACGACTTCGTCTGGCCGGTGACCCGTGACGACGCACGACAGGCGCTCGACCACTTCGTCGAGACGCGACTCACCGAGTTCGGCCCGTATCAAGACGCGATGGTCGACGGCGAGTGGGCGCTCAGTCGCTCACTCCTCTCGGCCGCCATCAACCTCGGGTTGCTCACGCCCCACGATGTCGTTGAGGCCGTCGAGGCCGCCTACTGGGACGGTGACGCACCGCTCAACAGCGTCGAAGGGTTCGTCCGACAGGTGGTCGGGTGGCGAGAGTTCGTGCGGCACGTCTACCGGCGGTCCATGCCCGCGTTGGCCGACGCGAACCAACTCGACCAGACCGAGTCGCTACCGACGGCCTACTGGACCGGCGAGACGGATATGCGGTGTCTGTCGGAGGCCGTCGGCCACGTCTACGACCACGGCTACGCCCACCACATCGAACGCCTGATGGTTCTGTCGAACTTTGCGCTGGTCTACGGTGTCGACCCGCAGGAACTGAATCGGTGGTTCCACCTCGGGTTCGTCGACGCGTTCCACTGGGTGACGACACCGAACGTCGTCGGCATGGGGTCGTTCGCCACCGACGTACTCTCGTCGAAGCCCTACGCCTCGTCGGGCAACTACGTGAACAAGATGTCCGACTACTGTTCGTCGTGTTCCTACGCGGTGTCGAAGACGACGGGTGAGAACGCCTGTCCGTTCAACGCACTCTACTGGGACTTCTTGAAAGACAACGAAGAACTGCTGCGCGGGACGGGGCGGATGGGTCTGATGTACTCCCACATCGATAGAAAGGACGACGACGAGTGGGACGCGATTCGGTCGCGTGCGGACGAACTCAGGCGGATGGGGAGGGAAGGGACGCTCTGA
- a CDS encoding cold-shock protein has product MAKGKVAFFKSSGGYGFIETEDHDDDVFFHMEDIGGPDLEEGQEVEFDIEQADKGPRAVNVTRL; this is encoded by the coding sequence ATGGCGAAAGGTAAGGTTGCATTCTTCAAGTCCTCCGGCGGATACGGCTTCATCGAGACAGAAGACCACGACGACGACGTGTTCTTCCACATGGAGGACATCGGCGGCCCGGACCTCGAAGAGGGCCAAGAAGTGGAGTTCGACATCGAGCAGGCCGACAAAGGCCCGCGTGCGGTCAACGTAACGCGACTCTGA
- a CDS encoding peroxidase-related enzyme (This protein belongs to a clade of uncharacterized proteins related to peroxidases such as the alkylhydroperoxidase AhpD.), with protein sequence MDDDAMTRFPVPDLDELPDDLRERIEDETERAGFTPNVFAGFAYKPSHWRAFFDYHDALVDDTDLERHEVEMIIVAVSGVNHCYYCNVAHGALLRIYAKDPLLADQLVANYRSADISEKHKTMLDVAVKLTERPVEVGDDDLQRLRDVGFSEEEVWDIGAVTAFFNLSNRMAMFADMRPNEEFHTLGRERRD encoded by the coding sequence ATGGACGACGACGCGATGACCCGATTCCCGGTTCCGGACCTCGACGAACTCCCAGACGACCTCCGCGAGCGAATCGAAGACGAGACCGAACGCGCGGGCTTCACCCCCAACGTCTTCGCCGGATTCGCGTACAAGCCGTCGCACTGGCGAGCGTTCTTCGACTACCACGACGCCCTCGTCGACGACACCGACTTGGAACGCCACGAAGTCGAGATGATTATCGTCGCCGTCTCCGGCGTCAACCACTGTTACTACTGTAACGTCGCTCACGGCGCACTCCTGCGAATCTACGCCAAAGACCCACTGCTGGCGGACCAACTCGTCGCCAACTACCGGTCGGCAGACATCTCCGAGAAGCACAAGACGATGCTCGACGTGGCCGTCAAACTCACCGAGCGTCCGGTCGAAGTCGGCGACGACGACCTCCAGCGCCTCCGTGACGTCGGCTTCTCCGAAGAGGAAGTCTGGGACATCGGGGCCGTCACCGCCTTCTTCAACCTGAGCAACCGGATGGCGATGTTCGCCGACATGCGGCCAAACGAAGAATTCCACACGCTGGGGCGCGAACGCCGCGACTAA
- a CDS encoding metal-dependent hydrolase translates to MYRFGHWGVSLVVFAPLGFALVQTGYPELALVAGGVMCWLAMLPDLDVRVPGISHRGPTHTFLFAVLVGGVGGAAAFVLASNAGQPESVATTLGAFGFAVGTLTVLAHLLGDLLTPMGIRPLWPLSSRKFTLSLWTADNTIANYGLFGLGVFAVAAAAYLSLVV, encoded by the coding sequence ATGTACCGATTCGGTCACTGGGGTGTCTCCCTCGTCGTGTTCGCGCCGCTCGGATTCGCGCTGGTTCAGACGGGCTATCCCGAACTCGCACTCGTCGCCGGTGGGGTGATGTGTTGGCTCGCGATGCTTCCGGACCTCGACGTGCGTGTGCCGGGAATCTCCCACCGCGGGCCCACGCACACGTTCTTGTTCGCCGTCCTCGTCGGCGGTGTGGGAGGTGCCGCCGCGTTCGTCCTCGCCAGCAACGCCGGGCAACCGGAGTCCGTCGCAACGACACTCGGCGCGTTCGGATTCGCCGTCGGCACGCTCACCGTCCTCGCGCACCTCCTCGGCGACCTCCTCACGCCCATGGGAATCCGGCCACTGTGGCCGCTCTCCTCGCGGAAGTTCACCCTCTCACTCTGGACAGCGGACAACACCATCGCCAACTACGGGCTGTTCGGTCTGGGCGTGTTCGCAGTCGCTGCGGCGGCGTACCTGTCGCTCGTCGTCTGA
- a CDS encoding mechanosensitive ion channel family protein: MSQHISELLSGLSAVEATLLVLLISLGGAFVMEAVVVRLLLQYTKRTKTSIDNIVVQELRWPLVVTMSLAGVYLFAQAPAVATALVVDETVLDRFFGLPSISVGIVVWAWALNRLVNRVVESVKDKGSRFDFAPVFSNVWTIVVAAGTIGALLYLWGIEITPLFAGAGIAGIAVGFAAKDTVANFFGGIALYFDDTYKIGDYVVLDSGEAGTVVKVGIRSTTLLTRDELLVTVPNSVLNAAKIINESAPNRRRRMKVPIGVAYGTDIDEFEEILVDIAIDEPLVLDSPRPRARLRRFGPDALEYELVCWVNSPLKRGKATHNVNRAIYNRLNAAGIGIPFPQRDVHVHTGDATDSSRQSVVSEMSNGGRTRSRTDDTFDESDAEDDSYGDLVGDE, from the coding sequence ATGAGCCAGCACATCTCTGAACTCCTCTCGGGTCTCTCGGCGGTGGAGGCCACACTCCTCGTGTTGCTCATCTCTCTCGGGGGCGCGTTCGTGATGGAGGCAGTCGTCGTCCGTCTCTTGTTGCAGTACACGAAGCGCACGAAGACTAGCATCGACAACATCGTCGTCCAGGAACTCCGATGGCCACTCGTCGTCACCATGTCGCTGGCCGGTGTCTACTTGTTCGCCCAAGCACCGGCGGTGGCGACGGCACTCGTCGTCGACGAGACAGTGCTCGACAGGTTCTTTGGCCTCCCGTCGATTTCCGTCGGCATCGTCGTCTGGGCGTGGGCGCTCAACCGCCTCGTCAACCGCGTCGTCGAGTCGGTCAAAGACAAGGGGAGTCGCTTCGACTTCGCGCCGGTCTTTTCGAACGTCTGGACCATCGTCGTCGCGGCCGGGACCATCGGTGCGCTGTTGTACCTCTGGGGCATCGAAATCACTCCACTGTTCGCCGGCGCGGGCATCGCCGGCATCGCCGTCGGGTTCGCCGCGAAGGACACCGTCGCCAACTTTTTCGGTGGCATCGCGCTCTACTTCGACGACACGTACAAGATTGGCGACTACGTCGTCCTCGACTCCGGCGAGGCGGGAACGGTGGTCAAAGTCGGCATCCGCTCGACGACGCTCCTCACCCGCGACGAACTCCTCGTCACCGTCCCGAACTCCGTCCTCAACGCGGCGAAGATTATCAACGAGTCGGCACCGAATCGCCGTCGTCGGATGAAAGTCCCCATCGGTGTCGCGTACGGCACGGATATCGACGAGTTCGAAGAGATTCTCGTCGATATCGCTATCGACGAACCACTCGTCCTCGATTCGCCGCGACCACGCGCCCGCCTCCGCCGGTTCGGTCCCGACGCACTGGAGTACGAACTCGTCTGCTGGGTCAACAGTCCACTCAAGCGCGGGAAGGCGACGCACAACGTCAACCGAGCCATCTACAACCGACTCAACGCCGCGGGTATCGGCATTCCGTTCCCGCAACGAGACGTTCACGTACACACTGGCGATGCAACCGACTCGTCTCGCCAGTCGGTCGTCTCGGAGATGTCCAACGGCGGCCGAACTCGCTCGCGGACGGACGACACGTTCGACGAGAGTGATGCCGAAGACGACTCCTACGGCGACCTCGTCGGCGACGAGTAA
- a CDS encoding DUF5059 domain-containing protein has protein sequence MGYSRRTLLKTTGLAVASAGLAGCSSQSEESTATTTQSTEDAETTDAESSVTVDATTAVAAEWNAMRARLYDSVALATAGRLGTAGRVAEDVFARFEQSSGEWGAHEQLEATNEQNYETFEEHLGAAATALSDGHADEGIDLAMQASDNLLAAQRGRVDPAVVDALGLYTFASRARDVEMLAAAGEAAAAAELAHSVYESFEDAPAHEVIEDASSELYETFEAGIEGAAEANDASTIQQSSRNAATAMVDASYEVAPKSVAGAGHLALMQSVGFDAEVLAGLGGPGDEYAHAAALTLYRARAADVAWLVAQGQTDFAATLAGDIYAHFEGARAHEALEHADHDAYEGFEGGLESLKEAAESGDLAATEDALQTVDDNLLIGVSALTGGDSATLFEAAFFRARLADARELVALGATDRAASVAEGLFARFEENEGNLHEAIEHESEDLYHRFEEEHLEGLVDATKAGDSESAVTHAQGAMDALFEFETAVGTTAEVSAAEAAFFGARGFDAAGLAQVGATDRAAAVVQETFSFFEEGAGGYHEALEHADHDLYESFEGALGGIRMAAEEDGDAYGAAKTYNQQSIDSMYAVVATAAADAGLSATASEHMSGVFETFEGARVHETLEESDHEAYEGFEEALSTYVDALDEGADVDTSANAYAASTLRAQFAVVGAADEAPIDHSSHDHSHGDGETKLTGGPNVVEGVPEDADHVVKLTAVAFEPEELTVTVGDTVAFEHTAGEAHTATASESGLPKGAAYWASGGFESQEAAEAGWDDGEGAVQSGQSYVHTFETAGEHAYLCIPHEAAGMTGTVVVEE, from the coding sequence ATGGGCTATTCCCGACGGACACTCTTGAAGACGACGGGATTGGCGGTCGCGTCCGCCGGTCTCGCGGGTTGTAGCAGTCAGTCTGAAGAATCGACGGCGACCACCACGCAGTCGACAGAAGACGCCGAGACGACGGACGCCGAGTCGTCTGTGACCGTCGACGCGACGACTGCCGTGGCCGCCGAGTGGAACGCGATGCGCGCCCGTCTGTACGACTCGGTTGCGCTCGCCACCGCCGGACGACTGGGAACTGCGGGACGCGTGGCCGAAGACGTGTTCGCCCGGTTCGAGCAGTCTTCCGGCGAGTGGGGGGCACACGAGCAACTCGAAGCGACGAACGAGCAGAACTACGAGACGTTCGAAGAACACCTCGGGGCCGCGGCAACTGCCCTCTCGGACGGACACGCCGACGAGGGAATCGACCTCGCGATGCAGGCGTCGGACAACCTCCTCGCCGCTCAGCGTGGCCGCGTCGACCCTGCTGTGGTCGACGCACTCGGTCTCTACACCTTCGCGTCCCGCGCCCGCGACGTGGAGATGCTCGCCGCCGCCGGCGAGGCAGCGGCCGCCGCGGAACTCGCACACAGTGTCTACGAATCGTTCGAGGACGCACCCGCACACGAAGTCATCGAAGACGCGTCCAGCGAACTCTACGAGACGTTCGAGGCTGGAATCGAAGGCGCGGCGGAGGCGAACGACGCGAGCACGATTCAGCAATCCTCGCGGAACGCCGCCACCGCGATGGTCGACGCGAGTTACGAAGTCGCTCCGAAGTCTGTCGCCGGTGCGGGCCACCTCGCGCTCATGCAGTCGGTCGGATTCGACGCAGAAGTCCTCGCTGGCCTCGGTGGTCCCGGTGACGAGTACGCCCACGCCGCGGCACTCACGCTGTACCGCGCCCGCGCCGCCGACGTTGCGTGGCTGGTCGCACAGGGGCAGACCGACTTCGCCGCGACGCTCGCGGGCGACATCTACGCCCACTTCGAGGGTGCACGCGCTCACGAAGCACTGGAACACGCAGACCACGACGCCTACGAAGGCTTCGAAGGCGGCCTCGAATCACTCAAAGAAGCGGCCGAGTCGGGTGACCTCGCGGCCACCGAAGACGCACTCCAGACCGTAGACGACAACCTCCTCATTGGTGTCTCGGCCCTCACCGGTGGCGACTCGGCGACACTCTTCGAAGCGGCGTTCTTCCGTGCCCGCCTCGCCGACGCCCGAGAACTCGTCGCTCTCGGTGCCACCGACCGCGCCGCATCTGTCGCAGAGGGCCTCTTCGCCCGCTTCGAAGAGAACGAGGGGAACCTCCACGAAGCCATCGAACACGAGTCCGAAGACCTCTACCACCGCTTCGAAGAGGAACACCTCGAAGGCCTCGTCGACGCCACGAAAGCCGGTGACTCCGAGTCGGCGGTGACTCACGCGCAAGGCGCGATGGACGCGCTCTTCGAGTTCGAGACTGCCGTCGGGACGACTGCCGAAGTGTCGGCCGCCGAAGCGGCGTTCTTCGGTGCCCGCGGATTCGACGCCGCTGGCCTCGCACAGGTCGGGGCGACCGACCGTGCCGCCGCAGTCGTACAGGAGACGTTCTCGTTCTTCGAGGAGGGTGCCGGCGGCTATCACGAAGCACTCGAACACGCCGACCACGACCTCTATGAGTCGTTCGAAGGCGCACTCGGAGGCATTCGAATGGCGGCCGAGGAAGACGGCGACGCCTACGGCGCGGCTAAGACCTACAACCAGCAATCCATCGACTCGATGTACGCCGTCGTCGCAACCGCCGCCGCGGACGCCGGTCTCTCGGCCACCGCATCCGAACACATGAGCGGCGTGTTCGAGACGTTCGAAGGCGCACGTGTCCACGAGACGCTCGAAGAATCGGACCACGAGGCCTACGAAGGGTTCGAGGAGGCGCTTTCGACCTACGTCGACGCACTCGACGAGGGTGCCGACGTCGATACGTCAGCCAACGCCTACGCGGCGTCGACGCTTCGCGCGCAGTTCGCAGTGGTCGGTGCCGCCGACGAGGCACCCATCGACCACTCGTCGCACGACCACAGTCACGGCGACGGTGAAACCAAGCTGACCGGCGGTCCCAACGTCGTCGAAGGCGTCCCCGAGGACGCCGACCACGTGGTGAAGTTGACGGCCGTCGCCTTCGAACCCGAGGAGCTGACGGTGACGGTCGGCGACACTGTCGCCTTCGAACATACGGCGGGCGAAGCACACACCGCGACTGCCTCCGAGAGTGGCCTCCCCAAAGGTGCCGCGTACTGGGCATCCGGTGGCTTCGAGTCGCAGGAGGCCGCCGAAGCGGGGTGGGACGACGGCGAGGGTGCTGTGCAATCCGGCCAATCCTACGTCCACACCTTCGAGACGGCCGGTGAGCACGCGTACCTCTGCATCCCGCACGAGGCGGCGGGCATGACCGGCACCGTCGTCGTCGAAGAGTAA
- a CDS encoding uracil-xanthine permease family protein — MVVTDDSSPSSFVQYGIDDKPPLPTALLLGAQHYLTMVGANIAVPLILAGVLGMPGDVIPRFVGTFFVVSGIATLMQTTFGNRYPIVQGAPFSMLAPAIAVIGVVNATDPAGAGWQTALLQLQGAIIVAAAVEVLVGYFGLLGRLRKFISPVVIAPTIALIGLSLFSVPQVTSATNNWWLLGLTLALIVLFSQYLDTAHPAFKLFPVLLGVIVSYIVAAILSVTGVIAAGAPGFVDFQSVLTAPAFMPIYPFQWGFAGGPGTMEVALPIVGSIAFGIPQFTSSFIIGMLAGVAASMVESFGDYHAVARLSGVGAPSKRRINHGIGMEGLMNIFSAVMGGSGSTSYSENIGAIGLTGVASRYVVQVGAALMLVMGFVGYFGQLIATIPGPIVGGLYIAMFGQIVAVGLSNLKYVDLDSSRNIFIIGVAMFAGLAIPAYMGNVGSAEAFRQGMSQVAFVGPILGTQLVADTIFVIGSTGMAVGGLFAFFFDNTIQGTRVERGLEEWEDTVEEDGEFQSAFDRLRGDETTTAD; from the coding sequence ATGGTCGTGACGGACGACTCATCACCCTCTTCGTTCGTGCAGTACGGTATCGACGACAAACCACCCCTTCCAACCGCTCTCCTTCTCGGCGCCCAACACTACCTCACGATGGTGGGCGCAAACATCGCCGTTCCTCTCATTCTCGCCGGAGTCCTCGGTATGCCCGGCGACGTGATTCCGCGGTTCGTCGGGACGTTCTTCGTCGTCTCTGGCATCGCCACGCTGATGCAGACGACGTTCGGAAACCGCTACCCCATCGTGCAGGGAGCACCGTTCTCGATGCTCGCACCGGCAATCGCCGTCATCGGCGTCGTGAACGCGACAGACCCGGCAGGGGCCGGGTGGCAGACAGCGCTCTTACAACTCCAAGGTGCCATCATCGTGGCCGCTGCCGTCGAGGTGCTGGTCGGGTACTTCGGACTGCTCGGACGCCTCCGAAAGTTCATCTCGCCCGTCGTCATCGCGCCCACGATTGCCCTCATCGGCCTGTCGCTGTTCAGCGTCCCACAGGTCACGTCGGCCACTAACAACTGGTGGCTCCTCGGCCTGACGCTCGCACTCATCGTCCTGTTCTCGCAGTACCTCGACACCGCCCACCCGGCGTTCAAACTCTTCCCGGTGCTCCTCGGCGTCATCGTCTCGTACATCGTGGCGGCCATCCTGTCCGTCACGGGCGTCATCGCCGCGGGTGCACCCGGATTCGTGGACTTCCAGTCCGTCCTCACCGCCCCGGCGTTCATGCCAATCTACCCGTTCCAGTGGGGCTTCGCGGGCGGTCCGGGCACGATGGAAGTCGCACTGCCCATCGTCGGAAGCATCGCGTTCGGTATCCCGCAGTTCACCTCGTCGTTCATCATCGGGATGCTCGCCGGCGTTGCCGCTTCGATGGTCGAGTCCTTCGGTGACTACCACGCCGTCGCCCGTCTCTCGGGCGTCGGTGCGCCCTCGAAGCGCCGTATCAACCACGGTATCGGCATGGAGGGCCTGATGAACATCTTCTCGGCCGTCATGGGCGGAAGCGGGTCCACCTCTTACTCCGAGAACATCGGTGCTATCGGCCTCACCGGCGTCGCGTCGCGCTACGTCGTGCAGGTCGGTGCCGCACTGATGCTCGTCATGGGGTTCGTCGGCTACTTCGGTCAACTCATCGCGACGATTCCCGGCCCCATTGTCGGTGGTCTCTACATCGCCATGTTCGGGCAAATCGTCGCCGTCGGTCTCTCGAACCTGAAGTACGTGGACCTCGACTCCTCGCGCAACATCTTCATCATCGGCGTCGCCATGTTCGCCGGCCTCGCAATCCCGGCGTACATGGGTAACGTCGGCAGTGCAGAGGCGTTCCGGCAGGGCATGAGTCAGGTCGCATTCGTCGGCCCCATCCTCGGCACGCAACTCGTCGCCGACACCATCTTCGTCATCGGGTCGACGGGGATGGCCGTCGGTGGCCTGTTCGCGTTCTTCTTCGACAACACCATCCAGGGGACTCGCGTCGAACGCGGCCTCGAAGAGTGGGAAGACACCGTCGAGGAAGACGGCGAATTCCAGTCGGCGTTCGACCGTCTCCGCGGCGACGAGACGACGACGGCCGACTGA